ATCGCTATGGCGAAGGAAGCGAATGTCCTCGTACAATTCGTTCCCCGCAAAAAGATTGACCAGATGGTAGAGGGAAATCATCAAGGAGTTGTCGCTTCTGTCGCTGCCTATGATTATGCCGAGCTTGACGATCTGTATAAGGTTGCAGAACAGCGAAACGAAGATCCTTTCTTTCTCATACTAGATGAAATAGAAGATCCGCATAACTTAGGTTCCATCATGCGTACAGCAGATGCAGTAGGGGCACACGGCATCATCATTCCTAAGAGGAGAGCGGTAGGGTTGACCGCCACGGTAGCCAAATCCTCCACAGGAGCCATCGAGCACATCCCGGTAGTGCGAGTAACCAACCTTGCCAGGACAGTGGACGAGCTAAAAGAGCGAGGACTTTGGATCTTCGGAACAGACGCTAAAGGAACCGTTGATTATACGAAAATGGACGGCTCCTTGCCGCTTGGGCTTATTATCGGCAGTGAAGGAAAAGGAATGGCAAGACTTTTAAAAGAAAAATGCGATTTCCTTGTCTCTTTACCGATGGTGGGGAAAGTTACGTCACTAAATGCTTCTGTCGCAGCAAGTCTATTAATGTATGAGGTTTTCCGCAAAAGATTGTCGGCAGGAGAGTAAGGAAGAATGGATATTCTACTGGTAGATGGATATAACATTATCGGTGCGTGGCCGGAGCTGAGGGTCCTGAAAGATCAGGACCTGGCAATGGCCCGTGATATCCTTATTTCTAGAATGGCAGAGTACCAGGCATATACAGGATATAAGGTGATTATTGTCTTTGACGCGCATATGTCACAGGGGATAGAGACGAAATACAAAAATCATCGAGTGGAAGTCATTTATACTCGTGAAAACGAAACAGCCGATGAAAGAATCGAAAAACTTGCCATCAGTTTAAGTGACATTCGAACACAAATCCATGTGGCCACTTCTGACTTTACAGAACAATGGGCCATCTTCGGACAGGGTGCATTGCGAAAATCGGCTCGTGAACTGCTGAATGAGTCAGACGCTATCGAAGCAAGAATAAAAAAACGTGTAACAAAATTTACCAACGAAAAGCCGTCAAAACGCATAGAATTGGACAATGAAATTTCAGCAATTTTCGAAAAATGGCGTCGAGGACAGCGATGAGTGGTTGACGGTCAATTTATGCCTACTGTATAATATTTCTATCTACTGATTCAGTCGGAG
This window of the Sutcliffiella horikoshii genome carries:
- a CDS encoding NYN domain-containing protein, with the protein product MDILLVDGYNIIGAWPELRVLKDQDLAMARDILISRMAEYQAYTGYKVIIVFDAHMSQGIETKYKNHRVEVIYTRENETADERIEKLAISLSDIRTQIHVATSDFTEQWAIFGQGALRKSARELLNESDAIEARIKKRVTKFTNEKPSKRIELDNEISAIFEKWRRGQR
- the rlmB gene encoding 23S rRNA (guanosine(2251)-2'-O)-methyltransferase RlmB, which encodes MTKEKEFIMGRNPVLEALKSNREINKLWIAEGGQKGSIQQVIAMAKEANVLVQFVPRKKIDQMVEGNHQGVVASVAAYDYAELDDLYKVAEQRNEDPFFLILDEIEDPHNLGSIMRTADAVGAHGIIIPKRRAVGLTATVAKSSTGAIEHIPVVRVTNLARTVDELKERGLWIFGTDAKGTVDYTKMDGSLPLGLIIGSEGKGMARLLKEKCDFLVSLPMVGKVTSLNASVAASLLMYEVFRKRLSAGE